AGCTCGACGAGGTCGCCGCCCTCGCTGACCGCATCATGGTGATGTATAGCGGGCACATCGTGGGCATCGTTCCCGGTGACACGCCTCGCAGCGTGCTCGGACTTATGATGGCCGGCGAAGTCCCCACCGACGCAGTAGCTGCGCCAACCGATGACAGCACGCCCACAGACAGTACCGAAGGAGCTGCCGCATGAGCGACAGTCAGATTCCCGTGACCCCACCCGTCACGCCCGCCGCCCCCACCGATCCGAAGAAAGTCGGCGACGAACAGCCGGGTCGCTGGCACTCGGTCTTTCGCGAGATCACGACGGGAAGCGCCCTCATCTCGGTGCTCTCCGTGCTGCTTGCGCTGCTCGTGGGTGCCGTCATGATCGCATTCACGAACCCCGGAGTGCAGGACTCGGCCGGGTATTTCTTCAGCCGTCCCGGGGACATGCTCGGCGCCATCTGGCAGTCGGTATCCGGTGCGTACTCCGCCCTCTTCCAGGGCTCGATCTATAACTTCCGTCGCGACACTTTCGCCGCCGGTATCAAGCCGCTCACGGAAACCCTCACCTTCGCGACACCACTCATTGCAGCCGGACTCGGTGTCGCACTCGGTTTCCGCGTGGGAATGTTCAACATTGGTGGCCGCGGGCAGATGCTCATCGCTGCCGCGCTTGGTGGTTGGGTTGCGTTTGCGCTCGACCTGCCCTATGGAATTCACCTGATTGCGGCCCTCGTAGCGGGTATTCTCGGCGGCGCCCTGTGGGCCGGAATCGTGGGTCTGCTGAAGGCTCGCACCGGTGCGCACGAGGTGATCACCACCATCATGCTCAACTACGTGGCGTTCTACCTGGTGAGCTATCTGCTGCGCGACGGTTTCCTCAAGACCCCCGGGTCGAACAACCCGCAGAGCCCGGCAAGCAAACCCACGGCCATCTTCCCTGACCTACTGGGGCCGAGCTACAACCTCCACCTCGGGTTCCTGCTCGTGATTGCCGCCACCATCTTCACGTGGTGGCTCCTGTCCCGCTCCAACCTGGGTTTTCAGTTTCGCGCCGTGGGAGAGAACCCGAATGCGGCACGTGTGGCCGGCATCCGGGTGGAACGCGTTTATGTGTACGCGATGCTCATTTCCGGTGGTCTGGTGGGACTCGCCGGAATCAACCAGGTGCTGGGTACGACCACGAGCGGCTTCGGCGCCACCGTGGACTCCAGCATCGGTTTCGACGCCATTACGGTAGCGCTCCTCGGGCGTTCCAAGCCGTGGGGTGTGTTCGCCGCTGGAATTCTGTTCGGCGCGTTCAAGGCCGGTAGCTTCTCGATGCAGGCCGCCGAGGGTGTGCCCGTTGACATTATCGTCGTCGTTCAGGCCCTCATCGTTCTCTTCATCGCTGCCCCACCGCTCGTGCGGGCCATCTTCCACCTCCCGACGCCCGGCGCATCTTCGCGCAAGCTTCGCCTGAACGTTACCCAGGAGGTGACGGCCAAATGAGCACCATCGCACCCGTTATTCACCCCACCCAGCCCTTTGAACCACGATCGGGCGCGGCTGCCGGAGCGATCCGCAGCTGGAAAGCACCCATCGCGCTCGGAATCTTCACACTGCTGAGCTTCCTTTTACTGGTGGTATTTGGCCGCGATGGCGTGAGTACGATGCGCCTGTCCACCGGAGCCGACCTCATTCAGCTTCCCGACGTGGAGCTGCCCACCCGCGCAACCGGCGTGATCATCACCGTGCTGCTGCTCGCCATCACTCTGATCAGCACGTGGCTCGTGTACAAGCGCACCAAGGTTCCCGTCTGGCTCATCAGCATCTTCGCGGTGCTCGTGCTCATTGGTTTCCTCGCGTGGGCCTCGGCCGGGAGTGCCATTCCGGTGCCCGGTCTGTTGTTCGGATCGATCAGTCTCGCGGTTCCGCTCATCTTTGGTGCGCTCGGTGGTGTCATCTCCGAGCGTGTCGGCGTGGTCAACATTGCCATTGAGGGTCAGCTGCTTGCGGGAGCCTTCACGTCCGCACTCGTGGCCTCCATCACCAACCAGCCCCTGCTGGGTCTGCTCGCGGCCATGGTCGCCGGAATGGTGGTCTCGTTCGTGCTCGCTGCGTTCTCTATCAAGTACTTTGTCGACCAGGTCATTGTGGGTGTTGTCCTCAACGTGCTCGTGAGCGGGCTCACCGGCTTCCTGTACACGCAGCTGCTCGCCCCCAATTCGGCGACGCTGAACCAGCCGCCCAAGTTCGAGCGCATCAACATCCCGTTCCTGAGTGAGATTCCCATCATCGGCCCGGTGCTCTTTCGCCAGACCCTCATTGTTTACCTCATGTATGTCGCCGTGATCGCGGTGTACTTCGCCATTTTCCACACCAAGTGGGGCCTGCGTCTGCGGGCCGTGGGGGAGCATCCGCAAGCTGCCGACACTGTGGGCATCAACGTGGCTCGCACCCGTTTTCTCAACGTGTCGCTGGCCGGTGCCATCGTGGGTCTGGGCGGTGCATACTTCACCCTCGGCTCGGTGGGTGCGTTCGGTAAGGAGATGACGGCCGGTGCCGGATTCATCGCTCTAGCCGCAGTGATCTTCGGCCGGTGGGACCCGATTCGAGCCACCCTCGCGGCGCTGCTCTTCGGTTTCGCGAGCAACCTGCAGAGCGTGCTGAGCATCATCGGCTCACCGGTCCCGAGTGAGTTCATGCTCATGCTTCCGTACCTCGTGACGATTTTTGCCGTGGCGGGTTTGGTCGGCAAATCGCGGGGACCGGCGGCATCCGGCAAACCGTACATCAAGTCATGAGTGCCCTAACACCC
This sequence is a window from Cryobacterium sp. CG_9.6. Protein-coding genes within it:
- a CDS encoding ABC transporter permease; the protein is MSDSQIPVTPPVTPAAPTDPKKVGDEQPGRWHSVFREITTGSALISVLSVLLALLVGAVMIAFTNPGVQDSAGYFFSRPGDMLGAIWQSVSGAYSALFQGSIYNFRRDTFAAGIKPLTETLTFATPLIAAGLGVALGFRVGMFNIGGRGQMLIAAALGGWVAFALDLPYGIHLIAALVAGILGGALWAGIVGLLKARTGAHEVITTIMLNYVAFYLVSYLLRDGFLKTPGSNNPQSPASKPTAIFPDLLGPSYNLHLGFLLVIAATIFTWWLLSRSNLGFQFRAVGENPNAARVAGIRVERVYVYAMLISGGLVGLAGINQVLGTTTSGFGATVDSSIGFDAITVALLGRSKPWGVFAAGILFGAFKAGSFSMQAAEGVPVDIIVVVQALIVLFIAAPPLVRAIFHLPTPGASSRKLRLNVTQEVTAK
- a CDS encoding ABC transporter permease — translated: MSTIAPVIHPTQPFEPRSGAAAGAIRSWKAPIALGIFTLLSFLLLVVFGRDGVSTMRLSTGADLIQLPDVELPTRATGVIITVLLLAITLISTWLVYKRTKVPVWLISIFAVLVLIGFLAWASAGSAIPVPGLLFGSISLAVPLIFGALGGVISERVGVVNIAIEGQLLAGAFTSALVASITNQPLLGLLAAMVAGMVVSFVLAAFSIKYFVDQVIVGVVLNVLVSGLTGFLYTQLLAPNSATLNQPPKFERINIPFLSEIPIIGPVLFRQTLIVYLMYVAVIAVYFAIFHTKWGLRLRAVGEHPQAADTVGINVARTRFLNVSLAGAIVGLGGAYFTLGSVGAFGKEMTAGAGFIALAAVIFGRWDPIRATLAALLFGFASNLQSVLSIIGSPVPSEFMLMLPYLVTIFAVAGLVGKSRGPAASGKPYIKS